From a single Gimesia fumaroli genomic region:
- a CDS encoding dihydrodipicolinate synthase family protein gives MNSSLITQILQQGTAIPAHPLALTSARKLDERRQRALSRYYIASGVGGLAVGVHTTQFEIREPGIDLYQPVLELAAEEMNRADEQRSVPLLRVAGICGETAQATKEATLARDAGYHFGLLSLSALKQADEQTLIAHCKAVSEIIPVFGFYLQPDVGGRLLPYSFWRRFCEIENIAAIKMAPFNRYHTLDVVRAVAESGREDIALYTGNDDNIVLDLVTPYRFHSDGKTIERRIVGGLLGHWAVWTKKAVEILKECQQVAKSETAIPLSILHRNTEVTDCNAVLFDVANRFAGCIPGVHEVLRRQGLLEGIWCLNPKETLGLGQLAEIERIYESYPHLNDDAFVATHLSDWLSG, from the coding sequence GTGAACTCCTCTCTCATCACACAAATATTACAACAGGGAACTGCGATTCCCGCACATCCTCTGGCACTCACATCGGCCCGCAAACTGGATGAACGCCGCCAGCGAGCGCTTTCACGCTATTACATCGCCAGTGGCGTTGGTGGTCTGGCGGTTGGCGTACATACGACGCAATTTGAAATCCGTGAACCAGGCATTGATCTCTATCAGCCGGTGCTGGAACTCGCAGCGGAAGAAATGAACCGTGCCGACGAACAACGGAGCGTTCCCCTGTTGCGTGTCGCCGGCATCTGTGGGGAAACCGCACAAGCCACGAAGGAAGCGACACTCGCCCGCGACGCCGGATATCACTTTGGATTACTCAGTTTGTCGGCACTGAAACAGGCCGATGAACAGACATTGATCGCACATTGCAAAGCAGTCTCGGAAATCATTCCCGTATTCGGATTTTATCTGCAACCGGATGTCGGCGGTCGCCTGCTCCCCTACTCATTCTGGCGGCGCTTCTGCGAAATTGAAAACATCGCCGCAATCAAGATGGCTCCCTTCAACCGGTATCACACTCTCGATGTCGTTCGCGCTGTCGCGGAATCAGGTCGTGAAGACATCGCCCTCTATACCGGCAACGATGATAACATCGTGCTTGATCTCGTCACTCCATATCGATTTCATTCCGATGGCAAAACAATCGAACGCCGAATTGTGGGTGGCTTACTTGGTCACTGGGCAGTCTGGACCAAGAAAGCCGTTGAGATTCTCAAAGAATGTCAACAGGTCGCCAAGTCAGAAACGGCAATTCCGCTCTCCATACTACACCGCAACACCGAAGTCACCGACTGCAATGCTGTCCTGTTTGATGTTGCCAATCGTTTTGCGGGTTGTATCCCCGGCGTCCATGAAGTGCTCAGGCGACAGGGGCTGCTGGAAGGCATCTGGTGCTTGAATCCCAAAGAAACGCTCGGCCTCGGACAATTGGCTGAGATCGAGCGGA